A DNA window from Anaerocolumna sp. AGMB13020 contains the following coding sequences:
- a CDS encoding helix-turn-helix domain-containing protein, with the protein MEYLTTAEFAEKWGISQRRVGIYCKEGRLDGAMIKGKTWLIPADSKKPEDPRKEKMK; encoded by the coding sequence ATGGAATATTTAACAACAGCGGAATTTGCAGAAAAATGGGGAATATCACAAAGAAGAGTTGGCATCTATTGCAAAGAAGGAAGATTAGACGGTGCAATGATAAAGGGTAAAACTTGGTTGATACCTGCTGATTCTAAAAAACCAGAAGACCCAAGGAAAGAAAAAATGAAATAA
- a CDS encoding HNH endonuclease domain-containing protein, with translation MLDDLFLDEKYYNTLDIEGFSRMMKDPSFCYKFYWLEAIVQLIAEDKTQATYEEIIDEMIINAWYSVLEFHLHLSGLFGDGVIKDNLEKAVLRLFKLSNLPNNANKVQIKNKLIEYAEDKELRVYKMELTKNVPYKALSGFANRGTEKIDLNSSAGRMMAYYNKLSQSEILLPYVFDGENGLNRTIIFNSGWIQMIQDSTVAILGWIQLEKIKWLQNNNPDVPGLVYKMAPMDEKMRKLNNVRKLWEAVLHLHPVVDVFKNEEIDRLNYDMDHFIPWSFVMNDELWNLMPMDSSWNSKKSNKLPQWDLFFGRFADNQYILYALIQEKPGVHKLYEACYRDNLHSIWANQELYRVGNSKEEFHRILEKNMRPVYDSAKRQGYEIWNIA, from the coding sequence ATGTTGGATGATTTGTTTCTTGATGAAAAGTATTATAATACTCTTGATATAGAGGGATTCTCAAGAATGATGAAGGATCCATCATTCTGCTATAAGTTCTATTGGCTCGAAGCTATTGTGCAACTAATAGCAGAAGATAAGACGCAAGCAACATATGAAGAAATTATCGATGAGATGATTATAAATGCATGGTATTCAGTACTTGAATTTCATCTTCATTTGAGCGGATTATTTGGAGATGGTGTCATAAAGGATAATCTTGAGAAGGCGGTACTTAGACTTTTTAAATTAAGCAATTTGCCTAATAATGCTAACAAGGTTCAAATTAAGAATAAGCTTATAGAATATGCTGAGGATAAAGAATTACGCGTATATAAAATGGAACTTACAAAAAATGTTCCGTATAAAGCTTTGTCAGGTTTTGCCAACCGTGGAACAGAGAAAATTGACTTGAATAGTAGTGCAGGGAGAATGATGGCATATTACAACAAGTTAAGTCAATCTGAAATTCTTTTACCTTATGTATTTGATGGTGAGAATGGCTTAAATCGAACAATTATATTTAATAGTGGTTGGATTCAAATGATTCAAGATAGTACAGTAGCTATATTGGGGTGGATACAATTAGAAAAAATTAAATGGCTACAGAATAATAATCCGGATGTTCCAGGATTAGTGTATAAAATGGCACCAATGGACGAAAAGATGAGAAAACTTAATAATGTACGCAAACTTTGGGAAGCTGTATTGCATTTACATCCAGTAGTGGATGTGTTTAAGAATGAAGAAATAGATCGATTGAATTATGATATGGACCATTTTATTCCATGGTCTTTTGTGATGAATGATGAATTATGGAATTTGATGCCTATGGATTCATCATGGAATTCCAAGAAAAGTAACAAACTTCCACAGTGGGATTTATTCTTTGGAAGATTTGCTGATAATCAGTATATTTTATACGCATTGATACAAGAGAAGCCAGGAGTTCACAAACTATATGAAGCATGTTATAGAGATAATTTACATTCCATATGGGCGAATCAGGAACTGTACAGAGTGGGGAATTCCAAGGAGGAGTTTCATAGAATTTTAGAAAAGAATATGCGACCAGTTTATGACTCTGCAAAGAGGCAAGGATACGAAATCTGGAACATAGCATAA